Proteins encoded by one window of Monoglobus pectinilyticus:
- a CDS encoding putative phage tail protein gives MEKINTLKNLPELLQDITEFVELCKTYDVEFELIESETEKLTNNFFFDTLDEQGCRRWEDMLNISRRETDTLDDRRFRIKSIYLGDTPYTERTLLEKLEMLVGTGNVTVDIDVENSKVTVRLSLSRKNKIAEVEKMIDRMVPLNMVIDSDLLYNTHERLGLYTHAYLSKFTHQGLKENVLGG, from the coding sequence ATGGAAAAAATAAATACACTTAAAAATTTGCCTGAGCTTTTGCAGGATATAACGGAGTTCGTAGAATTATGTAAAACTTATGATGTAGAATTTGAACTTATTGAATCCGAAACCGAAAAATTGACAAACAACTTTTTTTTCGATACTCTTGATGAACAGGGGTGTAGGCGTTGGGAGGATATGCTCAATATTTCTCGGCGTGAGACGGACACGCTGGACGATAGAAGATTCAGAATAAAATCAATATATTTAGGTGACACACCATACACTGAAAGAACGCTGCTGGAAAAGCTTGAAATGCTTGTCGGAACGGGCAACGTTACGGTTGATATAGATGTGGAAAATAGCAAGGTTACGGTTAGATTATCTTTAAGCCGAAAAAACAAAATTGCAGAAGTCGAAAAAATGATAGATAGAATGGTACCGCTAAATATGGTTATAGACAGCGACTTGTTATATAATACGCACGAAAGGTTGGGGTTGTATACTCACGCATATTTAAGCAAGTTTACACATCAAGGATTAAAAGAAAACGTGCTGGGAGGTTAA